A window of the Lolium perenne isolate Kyuss_39 chromosome 7, Kyuss_2.0, whole genome shotgun sequence genome harbors these coding sequences:
- the LOC127314391 gene encoding uncharacterized protein, protein MAEEAGGAPQLPEELIIWEILTRLPVKPVLRCRAVCRSWRRCLTSDAKFLRAHHSRQPSLPLVTTQEGQEKRIDAMDHRAGERRPVARTTATATAEDLDVLASCDGLLVLIAHGGLYICNPATRQLAPLPLLSRVNCIAGLYPHRPSGSYRVLCCVETDGRAVYHVHALGSCELRCVGEPPEPWASGDVVTMMPMMEFLNPHVLAGGRIYWHPLKLPVKGSGKVNNMLVFDTIAESFRHVMSPVDGACIELFETTNATLGLYDYNGATADLWVLQDYERWVWSLKHRIKLQMMPFFLLPDTNSDMIVLSEKGENTGLRWQYLQNISGIDGSSPTRYEWNVFLKLEKLRFKQSLVRHPFFSMEDNNDGAVDEKPLFEGLSTVKVDLDDDYEPHTEESMVPKSAAGASHP, encoded by the coding sequence ATGGCGGAAGAGGCCGGCGGCGCGCCCCAGCTCCCCGAGGAGCTCATCATCTGGGAGATCCTGACGCGCCTGCCCGTGAAGCCCGTTCTCCGGTGCCGCGCCGTCTGCCGCTCCTGGCGCCGCTGCCTCACCTCCGACGCCAAGTTCCTCCGCGCCCACCACAGCCGCCAGCCCTCGCTCCCGCTCGTCACCACCCAAGAAGGCCAGGAGAAAAGGATCGACGCCATGGACCACCGCGCCGGCGAGCGTCGCCCCGTCGCGcgaaccaccgccaccgccaccgccgaggACCTAGACGTGCTCGCCTCCTGCGACGGCCTCCTCGTCCTCATCGCCCATGGCGGCCTCTACATCTGCAACCCAGCGACTCGCCAGCTCGCGCCCCTCCCGCTGCTCTCCCGCGTCAACTGCATCGCCGGGCTGTACCCTCACCGCCCGTCCGGGTCGTACAGAGTGCTCTGCTGCGTGGAGACTGACGGCCGCGCCGTCTACCACGTGCACGCCCTCGGGTCCTGCGAGCTCAGGTGCGTCGGGGAGCCGCCGGAGCCGTGGGCGTCCGGGGACGTGGTGACGATGATGCCCATGATGGAGTTCCTTAACCCGCACGTCCTGGCGGGCGGCAGGATTTACTGGCACCCGCTGAAGCTTCCTGTTAAAGGCAGCGGCAAGGTCAACAACATGCTGGTGTTCGACACCATCGCCGAGTCCTTCCGGCACGTCATGTCGCCTGTCGATGGCGCTTGTATCGAGCTGTTTGAGACAACTAATGCTACTCTCGGATTGTACGACTACAACGGCGCCACGGCTGATCTCTGGGTGCTGCAGGATTACGAGCGATGGGTCTGGTCGCTCAAGCACCGGATCAAATTGCAGATGATGCCCTTCTTTCTGCTACCAGACACCAACAGTGATATGATCGTGCTTTCTGAGAAGGGGGAAAACACAGGACTTCGATGGCAATACCTGCAGAACATTTCTGGTATAGACGGCAGCTCGCCGACACGGTACGAGTGGAACGTTTTCCTCAAGCTTGAGAAGCTTAGGTTCAAACAGAGTCTTGTTCGGCATCCCTTCTTTTCCATGGAAGACAACAATGATGGTGCCGTGGATGAAAAACCTTTGTTCGAGGGGTTGTCAACTGTGAAGGTTGATCTTGATGATGATTATGAACCCCACACTGAGGAATCCATGGTGCCCAAGTCTGCTGCAGGAGCGAGTCACCCGTGA